The following proteins come from a genomic window of Thermomicrobiales bacterium:
- a CDS encoding cupin domain-containing protein, with amino-acid sequence MSLKLDPQTAASSPVEVWGEIKSAVGGTMETRGREVWVSPDERVGTGIWECDAGTFRASFAGRGEFIQIVSGRMTCTAEDGTVVELGPGDAMTFPPGWTGEWNVHEPLRKLYCEFKSE; translated from the coding sequence ATGTCGTTGAAGCTGGATCCGCAGACGGCGGCATCTTCGCCGGTCGAGGTCTGGGGGGAAATCAAGTCTGCCGTGGGTGGCACGATGGAAACACGCGGACGTGAGGTCTGGGTCAGCCCGGATGAGCGCGTCGGAACCGGCATCTGGGAGTGCGATGCCGGCACGTTCCGGGCGAGCTTCGCCGGACGCGGCGAATTCATTCAGATCGTCAGCGGACGCATGACCTGCACCGCAGAAGATGGCACTGTCGTCGAGCTTGGCCCTGGCGACGCAATGACCTTCCCACCGGGCTGGACGGGCGAGTGGAACGTGCATGAACCACTCCGCAAGCTGTATTGCGAGTTCAAGTCCGAATAG
- a CDS encoding FAD-binding oxidoreductase produces MKDYARYSFWLENSGDDLTARPPLDESISVDVAILGAGFTGLWTAYHLLQRDPSLKVVVLEAEIAGFGASGRNGGWCFSGFPYSPSDLTEKYGRDAARAVSLAMYETVDNVGEVCERENIDAHYAKGGELEIARAGYDLPKLEEMYNEYRSIGLEDHYRLFDKAETEERIRVAGAVGSFWNMEGAAVQPARLARGLAHAVERHGGTIYEQTRVTQFVPGPLPRLDTERGNVSAKAIVLAGEAYLSQIPQVSRRIVPATSHIVITEPLSDEIWEQIRWQHRDVVGGFGTKGGYLNHTADGRIAFGPYRGKYPFNSAITDELNLQEEIFEHARQSALDWFPMLAGTRFTHSWGGVFGVPRDHMPIMQFDKRTGVGMAYGYSGEGVATANLSGRVLADLITEADTDLTRLPMTHHTPMEWEPEPIRWAGYSLVRRGRYRAAEEVERAGAYPEKPSFAQRLWSAEMPRAWRALWRMGGED; encoded by the coding sequence ATGAAAGACTACGCAAGGTACAGCTTCTGGCTGGAGAACTCCGGGGACGATCTGACCGCGCGTCCGCCGCTGGATGAATCGATCTCAGTTGATGTCGCCATCCTTGGCGCAGGGTTCACCGGCCTCTGGACCGCCTACCACCTTCTGCAGCGCGATCCTTCATTAAAGGTTGTTGTGCTGGAGGCGGAGATCGCCGGATTCGGCGCATCCGGTCGCAATGGTGGCTGGTGCTTCTCCGGCTTCCCCTACTCACCGTCGGACCTGACCGAGAAGTACGGGCGTGACGCGGCGCGAGCCGTCTCGCTGGCCATGTACGAGACGGTCGACAACGTCGGCGAGGTCTGCGAGCGAGAGAACATCGACGCGCACTACGCCAAGGGCGGCGAGCTGGAGATCGCGCGCGCGGGATACGACCTGCCCAAGCTCGAAGAGATGTACAACGAGTACCGCTCGATCGGGCTGGAGGATCACTACCGCCTGTTCGACAAGGCCGAGACCGAGGAGCGCATCCGGGTCGCTGGCGCGGTCGGCTCGTTCTGGAATATGGAAGGCGCTGCCGTCCAGCCGGCGCGGCTCGCGCGCGGACTCGCCCACGCGGTCGAGCGCCACGGCGGCACGATCTACGAGCAGACCCGCGTGACGCAGTTCGTACCGGGCCCACTGCCGCGCCTCGATACCGAGCGGGGCAACGTCTCGGCGAAGGCGATTGTGCTGGCCGGCGAGGCGTATCTGTCGCAGATCCCGCAGGTCAGCCGCCGGATCGTCCCGGCCACATCGCACATCGTCATCACCGAGCCACTCTCGGACGAGATCTGGGAGCAGATTCGCTGGCAGCATCGCGATGTCGTTGGCGGCTTTGGCACGAAAGGCGGATACCTGAACCATACCGCTGATGGTCGGATCGCGTTTGGACCGTATCGCGGCAAGTACCCGTTCAATTCCGCTATTACCGACGAACTGAATCTGCAGGAGGAGATCTTCGAGCACGCGCGACAATCGGCGCTCGACTGGTTCCCGATGCTGGCCGGTACGCGCTTCACGCATTCGTGGGGCGGCGTCTTCGGCGTCCCGCGCGACCACATGCCGATCATGCAGTTCGACAAGCGCACTGGTGTCGGGATGGCCTATGGTTACAGCGGCGAGGGCGTGGCAACTGCCAACCTGTCAGGTCGGGTTCTGGCCGATCTGATCACCGAGGCCGATACCGATCTGACACGGCTGCCGATGACGCACCACACCCCGATGGAGTGGGAGCCCGAGCCAATCCGCTGGGCTGGTTACTCGCTGGTCCGACGCGGTCGCTATCGCGCCGCCGAGGAGGTCGAGCGTGCTGGCGCATATCCGGAGAAGCCGAGCTTCGCACAGCGGCTCTGGAGTGCTGAGATGCCGCGCGCCTGGCGCGCACTGTGGCGCATGGGTGGAGAGGATTAA